A genomic region of Pelodiscus sinensis isolate JC-2024 chromosome 1, ASM4963464v1, whole genome shotgun sequence contains the following coding sequences:
- the RRP1B gene encoding ribosomal RNA processing protein 1 homolog B isoform X1: MERVSRFQRAGGRDAVYPAEGGGAKGDGGAGTMAPAAATAAVQPPEIQFAQRLAANEKRNRDRAVKKLRGYISLRTRSPAGGFSQEELLKIWKGLFYCMWMQDKPLLQEELASTISQLIHVIQNIEAQHLFIQTFWQTMNREWNGIDRLRLDKYYMLIRMVLRQSFEVLKRNGWDESLIGPFLHLLMKEVIHPESNAPNGIKFHFIDIYLEELAKVGAKELTADQNLKFIEPFCKIAAKSKDRHLMQAVARGIFEAIVDQSPFAIEDLMKELKTSCDDHVELSEEDEDENKEPLMTKDKHLSRKSALGFEEQKDLSENTDENIGPVLQFNYKAVANRLFELASRKNTPAFNRKRLYKLVKKFQGLAEGIFPQDDFPEDVSTDEDDDTFSRGRRKRKVVKPVEKAKLEKEKEKDGKEAPSAEGNDAPGRQKKRKRRKKRDCQIANSSTPDGRSEQGVCDAVEPNKGRASETNKRKRKTKSLDREPTETGIGATGSGGGGDNCAQDALTHIIQNKRTQLKKKNTKLQKVPVNPVSQNGPTNASALQDGSDCAPLTTTKMVKKKQKIGTVLLNGSGLSEQAALQSEGESLQNSLKGEGDSESTPTQKVKLKKKPKLGSSEGLKVSNQKPASLKKKRKIKEVINSVEVKGVLEAACKKSKKSEVGGTLTLIKKKKAKTENDFVKFEKTTLPKPVFFRKAKGSISSTRASMQLNKLQGSSSKKVTFGLNKNMTAEFKKTDKSILVSPEGASRVAFNPEQKPPHGVLKSPGAPTGEPQLKKSFVTPAKKRPTAMDFF; encoded by the exons ATGGAACGCGTCAGCCGGTTCCAGCGGGCCGGCGGGAGGGACGCCGTCTacccagcagagggagggggagcgaaGGGGGATGGTGGAGCGGGGACCATGGCTCCTGCTGCCGCCACCGCCGCCGTGCAGCCGCCAGAGATCCAGTTCGCGCAGAGACTGGCCGCCAACGAGAAGCGGAACCGGGACCGGGCGGTGAAGAAGCTGCGCGGCTACATCAGCCTCAGGACCCGGAGCCCGGCGG GTGGCTTCAGCCAAGAAGAATTATTAAAAATATGGAAAGGATTATTTTATTGTATGTGGATGCAAGATAAACCTCTGCTGCAG GAAGAACTAGCAAGTACTATCTCCCAACTTATACATGTCATTCAGAATATTGAAGCTC AGCACCTGTTCATTCAGACCTTTTGGCAAACTATGAACCGTGAATGGAATGGAATAGACAGACTGCGCCTTGATAAATACTACATG CTAATCCGCATGGTTTTGAGGCAGTCCTTCGAAGTACTGAAAAGAAATGGATGGGATGAAAG tctGATTGGGCCATTTCTGCATCTGTTAATGAAGGAAGTTATACACCCAGAGAGTAATGCTCCAAATGGGATTAAATTCCATTTTATTGACATCTATCTGGAAGAACTGGCTAAAGTTGGAGCCAAGGAG CTCACAGCAGATCAGAATCTCAAGTTTATTGAACCATTCTGCAAAATTGCTGCCAAATCTAAGGA TCGTCACCTGATGCAGGCAGTAGCCCGGGGTATCTTTGAAGCCATTGTGGATCAGTCCCCTTTTGCCATTGAAGATCTAATGAAAGAATTGAAAACAAGCTGTGATGACCATGTTGAGCTGTCCGAGGAAGATGAAGATGAAAACAAGGAGCCATTAATGACCAAAG acaaaCATTTATCAAGAAAATCTGCACTGGGCTTTGAGGAACAAAAGGACCTTTCTGAAAATACTGATGAAAATATTGGTCCTGTTCTCCAG TTTAACTATAAAGCTGTTGCTAACAGACTCTTCGAATTGGCCAGCAGAAAAAATACACCTGCCTTTAACAGAAAACGTCTGTACAAACTGGTCAAAAA gTTCCAGGGCCTAGCAGAAG gaATCTTCCCACAAGATGACTTCCCTGAAGATGTTTCTACAGATGAAGATGACGATACATTCAGCAGGGGCAGGCGAAAGAGAAAAGTTGTTAAACCTGTGGAGAAAGCCAAGCTGGAGAAAGAGAAAG AGAAGGATGGAAAAGAGGCACCGAGTGCAGAGGGAAATGATGCACCAGGACGccagaagaagaggaagaggcggAAGAAGAGAGACTGTCAAATTGCAAACTCCAGCACACCTGACGGAAGGAGTGAGCAAGGGGTATGTGATGCCGTTGAACCCAACAAGGGCAGAGCGTCAGAAACTaataagagaaaaagaaaaaccaaatctCTGGACAGAGAGCCAACGGAGACTGGAATTGGAGCAACCGGCAGTGGAGGAGGTGGTGACAACTGTGCTCAGGATGCTCTGACCCACATAATACAGAATAAAAGGACACAGCTCAAGAAAAAGAATACAAAACTACAGAAGGTTCCTGTAAATCCTGTATCCCAGAATGGACCAACTAATGCCAGTGCCCTGCAGGATGGCAGTGACTGTGCCCCTCTGACTACTACCAAGATGgtgaaaaagaaacagaaaataggGACTGTCTTACTCAATGGAAGTGGCTTATCTGAACAGGCTGCTCTGCAGTCAGAAGGAGAAAGCTTGCAGAATAGCCTTAAAGGAGAAGGGGACTCTGAATCCACACCTACCCAAAAAGTGAAATTGAAGAAAAAACCTAAGTTGGGCAGTTCAGAAGGACTCAAGGTCTCAAACcagaaaccagcatccctgaaAAAGAAGAGGAAGATCAAAGAGGTGATAAACTCTGTGGAAGTGAAGGGAGTTCTTGAGGCTGCAtgcaagaaaagcaaaaagaGC GAGGTTGGTGGCACTCTCActttaataaagaaaaagaagGCCAAGACAGAGAATGACTTTGTGAAATTTGAAAAAACAACTTTGCCAAAGCCAGTTTTCTTCAGGAAAGCCAAAGGAAGCATCTCTTCAACCAGAGCCTCAATGCAG TTAAAcaagctgcagggctccagctccaAAAAAGTCACCTTTGGATTGAATAAGAACATGACTGCTG AATTTAAAAAGACAGACAAAAGTATTTTAGTGAGCCCAGAAGGAGCCTCCCGGGTGGCTTTCAACCCTGAACAAAAGCCTCCCCATGGGGTGCTGAAGTCACCTGGTGCACCCACAGGAGAGCCCCAGCTGAAGAAATCCTTTGTAACACCAGCTAAGAAGAGACCAACCGCAATGGACTTCTTTTAA
- the RRP1B gene encoding ribosomal RNA processing protein 1 homolog B isoform X3 has product MERVSRFQRAGGRDAVYPAEGGGAKGDGGAGTMAPAAATAAVQPPEIQFAQRLAANEKRNRDRAVKKLRGYISLRTRSPAGGFSQEELLKIWKGLFYCMWMQDKPLLQEELASTISQLIHVIQNIEAQHLFIQTFWQTMNREWNGIDRLRLDKYYMLIRMVLRQSFEVLKRNGWDESLIGPFLHLLMKEVIHPESNAPNGIKFHFIDIYLEELAKVGAKELTADQNLKFIEPFCKIAAKSKDRHLMQAVARGIFEAIVDQSPFAIEDLMKELKTSCDDHVELSEEDEDENKEPLMTKDKHLSRKSALGFEEQKDLSENTDENIGPVLQFNYKAVANRLFELASRKNTPAFNRKRLYKLVKKFQGLAEGIFPQDDFPEDVSTDEDDDTFSRGRRKRKVVKPVEKAKLEKEKEKDGKEAPSAEGNDAPGRQKKRKRRKKRDCQIANSSTPDGRSEQGVCDAVEPNKGRASETNKRKRKTKSLDREPTETGIGATGSGGGGDNCAQDALTHIIQNKRTQLKKKNTKLQKVPVNPVSQNGPTNASALQDGSDCAPLTTTKMVKKKQKIGTVLLNGSGLSEQAALQSEGESLQNSLKGEGDSESTPTQKVKLKKKPKLGSSEGLKVSNQKPASLKKKRKIKEVINSVEVKGVLEAACKKSKKSEVGGTLTLIKKKKAKTENDFVKFEKTTLPKPVFFRKAKGSISSTRASMQLNKLQGSSSKKVTFGLNKNMTAGMM; this is encoded by the exons ATGGAACGCGTCAGCCGGTTCCAGCGGGCCGGCGGGAGGGACGCCGTCTacccagcagagggagggggagcgaaGGGGGATGGTGGAGCGGGGACCATGGCTCCTGCTGCCGCCACCGCCGCCGTGCAGCCGCCAGAGATCCAGTTCGCGCAGAGACTGGCCGCCAACGAGAAGCGGAACCGGGACCGGGCGGTGAAGAAGCTGCGCGGCTACATCAGCCTCAGGACCCGGAGCCCGGCGG GTGGCTTCAGCCAAGAAGAATTATTAAAAATATGGAAAGGATTATTTTATTGTATGTGGATGCAAGATAAACCTCTGCTGCAG GAAGAACTAGCAAGTACTATCTCCCAACTTATACATGTCATTCAGAATATTGAAGCTC AGCACCTGTTCATTCAGACCTTTTGGCAAACTATGAACCGTGAATGGAATGGAATAGACAGACTGCGCCTTGATAAATACTACATG CTAATCCGCATGGTTTTGAGGCAGTCCTTCGAAGTACTGAAAAGAAATGGATGGGATGAAAG tctGATTGGGCCATTTCTGCATCTGTTAATGAAGGAAGTTATACACCCAGAGAGTAATGCTCCAAATGGGATTAAATTCCATTTTATTGACATCTATCTGGAAGAACTGGCTAAAGTTGGAGCCAAGGAG CTCACAGCAGATCAGAATCTCAAGTTTATTGAACCATTCTGCAAAATTGCTGCCAAATCTAAGGA TCGTCACCTGATGCAGGCAGTAGCCCGGGGTATCTTTGAAGCCATTGTGGATCAGTCCCCTTTTGCCATTGAAGATCTAATGAAAGAATTGAAAACAAGCTGTGATGACCATGTTGAGCTGTCCGAGGAAGATGAAGATGAAAACAAGGAGCCATTAATGACCAAAG acaaaCATTTATCAAGAAAATCTGCACTGGGCTTTGAGGAACAAAAGGACCTTTCTGAAAATACTGATGAAAATATTGGTCCTGTTCTCCAG TTTAACTATAAAGCTGTTGCTAACAGACTCTTCGAATTGGCCAGCAGAAAAAATACACCTGCCTTTAACAGAAAACGTCTGTACAAACTGGTCAAAAA gTTCCAGGGCCTAGCAGAAG gaATCTTCCCACAAGATGACTTCCCTGAAGATGTTTCTACAGATGAAGATGACGATACATTCAGCAGGGGCAGGCGAAAGAGAAAAGTTGTTAAACCTGTGGAGAAAGCCAAGCTGGAGAAAGAGAAAG AGAAGGATGGAAAAGAGGCACCGAGTGCAGAGGGAAATGATGCACCAGGACGccagaagaagaggaagaggcggAAGAAGAGAGACTGTCAAATTGCAAACTCCAGCACACCTGACGGAAGGAGTGAGCAAGGGGTATGTGATGCCGTTGAACCCAACAAGGGCAGAGCGTCAGAAACTaataagagaaaaagaaaaaccaaatctCTGGACAGAGAGCCAACGGAGACTGGAATTGGAGCAACCGGCAGTGGAGGAGGTGGTGACAACTGTGCTCAGGATGCTCTGACCCACATAATACAGAATAAAAGGACACAGCTCAAGAAAAAGAATACAAAACTACAGAAGGTTCCTGTAAATCCTGTATCCCAGAATGGACCAACTAATGCCAGTGCCCTGCAGGATGGCAGTGACTGTGCCCCTCTGACTACTACCAAGATGgtgaaaaagaaacagaaaataggGACTGTCTTACTCAATGGAAGTGGCTTATCTGAACAGGCTGCTCTGCAGTCAGAAGGAGAAAGCTTGCAGAATAGCCTTAAAGGAGAAGGGGACTCTGAATCCACACCTACCCAAAAAGTGAAATTGAAGAAAAAACCTAAGTTGGGCAGTTCAGAAGGACTCAAGGTCTCAAACcagaaaccagcatccctgaaAAAGAAGAGGAAGATCAAAGAGGTGATAAACTCTGTGGAAGTGAAGGGAGTTCTTGAGGCTGCAtgcaagaaaagcaaaaagaGC GAGGTTGGTGGCACTCTCActttaataaagaaaaagaagGCCAAGACAGAGAATGACTTTGTGAAATTTGAAAAAACAACTTTGCCAAAGCCAGTTTTCTTCAGGAAAGCCAAAGGAAGCATCTCTTCAACCAGAGCCTCAATGCAG TTAAAcaagctgcagggctccagctccaAAAAAGTCACCTTTGGATTGAATAAGAACATGACTGCTG GAATGAtgtaa
- the RRP1B gene encoding ribosomal RNA processing protein 1 homolog B isoform X2, with the protein MERVSRFQRAGGRDAVYPAEGGGAKGDGGAGTMAPAAATAAVQPPEIQFAQRLAANEKRNRDRAVKKLRGYISLRTRSPAGGFSQEELLKIWKGLFYCMWMQDKPLLQEELASTISQLIHVIQNIEAQHLFIQTFWQTMNREWNGIDRLRLDKYYMLIRMVLRQSFEVLKRNGWDESLIGPFLHLLMKEVIHPESNAPNGIKFHFIDIYLEELAKVGAKELTADQNLKFIEPFCKIAAKSKDRHLMQAVARGIFEAIVDQSPFAIEDLMKELKTSCDDHVELSEEDEDENKEPLMTKDKHLSRKSALGFEEQKDLSENTDENIGPVLQFNYKAVANRLFELASRKNTPAFNRKRLYKLVKKFQGLAEGIFPQDDFPEDVSTDEDDDTFSRGRRKRKVVKPVEKAKLEKEKEKDGKEAPSAEGNDAPGRQKKRKRRKKRDCQIANSSTPDGRSEQGVCDAVEPNKGRASETNKRKRKTKSLDREPTETGIGATGSGGGGDNCAQDALTHIIQNKRTQLKKKNTKLQKVPVNPVSQNGPTNASALQDGSDCAPLTTTKMVKKKQKIGTVLLNGSGLSEQAALQSEGESLQNSLKGEGDSESTPTQKVKLKKKPKLGSSEGLKVSNQKPASLKKKRKIKEEVGGTLTLIKKKKAKTENDFVKFEKTTLPKPVFFRKAKGSISSTRASMQLNKLQGSSSKKVTFGLNKNMTAEFKKTDKSILVSPEGASRVAFNPEQKPPHGVLKSPGAPTGEPQLKKSFVTPAKKRPTAMDFF; encoded by the exons ATGGAACGCGTCAGCCGGTTCCAGCGGGCCGGCGGGAGGGACGCCGTCTacccagcagagggagggggagcgaaGGGGGATGGTGGAGCGGGGACCATGGCTCCTGCTGCCGCCACCGCCGCCGTGCAGCCGCCAGAGATCCAGTTCGCGCAGAGACTGGCCGCCAACGAGAAGCGGAACCGGGACCGGGCGGTGAAGAAGCTGCGCGGCTACATCAGCCTCAGGACCCGGAGCCCGGCGG GTGGCTTCAGCCAAGAAGAATTATTAAAAATATGGAAAGGATTATTTTATTGTATGTGGATGCAAGATAAACCTCTGCTGCAG GAAGAACTAGCAAGTACTATCTCCCAACTTATACATGTCATTCAGAATATTGAAGCTC AGCACCTGTTCATTCAGACCTTTTGGCAAACTATGAACCGTGAATGGAATGGAATAGACAGACTGCGCCTTGATAAATACTACATG CTAATCCGCATGGTTTTGAGGCAGTCCTTCGAAGTACTGAAAAGAAATGGATGGGATGAAAG tctGATTGGGCCATTTCTGCATCTGTTAATGAAGGAAGTTATACACCCAGAGAGTAATGCTCCAAATGGGATTAAATTCCATTTTATTGACATCTATCTGGAAGAACTGGCTAAAGTTGGAGCCAAGGAG CTCACAGCAGATCAGAATCTCAAGTTTATTGAACCATTCTGCAAAATTGCTGCCAAATCTAAGGA TCGTCACCTGATGCAGGCAGTAGCCCGGGGTATCTTTGAAGCCATTGTGGATCAGTCCCCTTTTGCCATTGAAGATCTAATGAAAGAATTGAAAACAAGCTGTGATGACCATGTTGAGCTGTCCGAGGAAGATGAAGATGAAAACAAGGAGCCATTAATGACCAAAG acaaaCATTTATCAAGAAAATCTGCACTGGGCTTTGAGGAACAAAAGGACCTTTCTGAAAATACTGATGAAAATATTGGTCCTGTTCTCCAG TTTAACTATAAAGCTGTTGCTAACAGACTCTTCGAATTGGCCAGCAGAAAAAATACACCTGCCTTTAACAGAAAACGTCTGTACAAACTGGTCAAAAA gTTCCAGGGCCTAGCAGAAG gaATCTTCCCACAAGATGACTTCCCTGAAGATGTTTCTACAGATGAAGATGACGATACATTCAGCAGGGGCAGGCGAAAGAGAAAAGTTGTTAAACCTGTGGAGAAAGCCAAGCTGGAGAAAGAGAAAG AGAAGGATGGAAAAGAGGCACCGAGTGCAGAGGGAAATGATGCACCAGGACGccagaagaagaggaagaggcggAAGAAGAGAGACTGTCAAATTGCAAACTCCAGCACACCTGACGGAAGGAGTGAGCAAGGGGTATGTGATGCCGTTGAACCCAACAAGGGCAGAGCGTCAGAAACTaataagagaaaaagaaaaaccaaatctCTGGACAGAGAGCCAACGGAGACTGGAATTGGAGCAACCGGCAGTGGAGGAGGTGGTGACAACTGTGCTCAGGATGCTCTGACCCACATAATACAGAATAAAAGGACACAGCTCAAGAAAAAGAATACAAAACTACAGAAGGTTCCTGTAAATCCTGTATCCCAGAATGGACCAACTAATGCCAGTGCCCTGCAGGATGGCAGTGACTGTGCCCCTCTGACTACTACCAAGATGgtgaaaaagaaacagaaaataggGACTGTCTTACTCAATGGAAGTGGCTTATCTGAACAGGCTGCTCTGCAGTCAGAAGGAGAAAGCTTGCAGAATAGCCTTAAAGGAGAAGGGGACTCTGAATCCACACCTACCCAAAAAGTGAAATTGAAGAAAAAACCTAAGTTGGGCAGTTCAGAAGGACTCAAGGTCTCAAACcagaaaccagcatccctgaaAAAGAAGAGGAAGATCAAAGAG GAGGTTGGTGGCACTCTCActttaataaagaaaaagaagGCCAAGACAGAGAATGACTTTGTGAAATTTGAAAAAACAACTTTGCCAAAGCCAGTTTTCTTCAGGAAAGCCAAAGGAAGCATCTCTTCAACCAGAGCCTCAATGCAG TTAAAcaagctgcagggctccagctccaAAAAAGTCACCTTTGGATTGAATAAGAACATGACTGCTG AATTTAAAAAGACAGACAAAAGTATTTTAGTGAGCCCAGAAGGAGCCTCCCGGGTGGCTTTCAACCCTGAACAAAAGCCTCCCCATGGGGTGCTGAAGTCACCTGGTGCACCCACAGGAGAGCCCCAGCTGAAGAAATCCTTTGTAACACCAGCTAAGAAGAGACCAACCGCAATGGACTTCTTTTAA
- the RRP1B gene encoding ribosomal RNA processing protein 1 homolog B isoform X4, giving the protein MWMQDKPLLQEELASTISQLIHVIQNIEAQHLFIQTFWQTMNREWNGIDRLRLDKYYMLIRMVLRQSFEVLKRNGWDESLIGPFLHLLMKEVIHPESNAPNGIKFHFIDIYLEELAKVGAKELTADQNLKFIEPFCKIAAKSKDRHLMQAVARGIFEAIVDQSPFAIEDLMKELKTSCDDHVELSEEDEDENKEPLMTKDKHLSRKSALGFEEQKDLSENTDENIGPVLQFNYKAVANRLFELASRKNTPAFNRKRLYKLVKKFQGLAEGIFPQDDFPEDVSTDEDDDTFSRGRRKRKVVKPVEKAKLEKEKEKDGKEAPSAEGNDAPGRQKKRKRRKKRDCQIANSSTPDGRSEQGVCDAVEPNKGRASETNKRKRKTKSLDREPTETGIGATGSGGGGDNCAQDALTHIIQNKRTQLKKKNTKLQKVPVNPVSQNGPTNASALQDGSDCAPLTTTKMVKKKQKIGTVLLNGSGLSEQAALQSEGESLQNSLKGEGDSESTPTQKVKLKKKPKLGSSEGLKVSNQKPASLKKKRKIKEVINSVEVKGVLEAACKKSKKSEVGGTLTLIKKKKAKTENDFVKFEKTTLPKPVFFRKAKGSISSTRASMQLNKLQGSSSKKVTFGLNKNMTAEFKKTDKSILVSPEGASRVAFNPEQKPPHGVLKSPGAPTGEPQLKKSFVTPAKKRPTAMDFF; this is encoded by the exons ATGTGGATGCAAGATAAACCTCTGCTGCAG GAAGAACTAGCAAGTACTATCTCCCAACTTATACATGTCATTCAGAATATTGAAGCTC AGCACCTGTTCATTCAGACCTTTTGGCAAACTATGAACCGTGAATGGAATGGAATAGACAGACTGCGCCTTGATAAATACTACATG CTAATCCGCATGGTTTTGAGGCAGTCCTTCGAAGTACTGAAAAGAAATGGATGGGATGAAAG tctGATTGGGCCATTTCTGCATCTGTTAATGAAGGAAGTTATACACCCAGAGAGTAATGCTCCAAATGGGATTAAATTCCATTTTATTGACATCTATCTGGAAGAACTGGCTAAAGTTGGAGCCAAGGAG CTCACAGCAGATCAGAATCTCAAGTTTATTGAACCATTCTGCAAAATTGCTGCCAAATCTAAGGA TCGTCACCTGATGCAGGCAGTAGCCCGGGGTATCTTTGAAGCCATTGTGGATCAGTCCCCTTTTGCCATTGAAGATCTAATGAAAGAATTGAAAACAAGCTGTGATGACCATGTTGAGCTGTCCGAGGAAGATGAAGATGAAAACAAGGAGCCATTAATGACCAAAG acaaaCATTTATCAAGAAAATCTGCACTGGGCTTTGAGGAACAAAAGGACCTTTCTGAAAATACTGATGAAAATATTGGTCCTGTTCTCCAG TTTAACTATAAAGCTGTTGCTAACAGACTCTTCGAATTGGCCAGCAGAAAAAATACACCTGCCTTTAACAGAAAACGTCTGTACAAACTGGTCAAAAA gTTCCAGGGCCTAGCAGAAG gaATCTTCCCACAAGATGACTTCCCTGAAGATGTTTCTACAGATGAAGATGACGATACATTCAGCAGGGGCAGGCGAAAGAGAAAAGTTGTTAAACCTGTGGAGAAAGCCAAGCTGGAGAAAGAGAAAG AGAAGGATGGAAAAGAGGCACCGAGTGCAGAGGGAAATGATGCACCAGGACGccagaagaagaggaagaggcggAAGAAGAGAGACTGTCAAATTGCAAACTCCAGCACACCTGACGGAAGGAGTGAGCAAGGGGTATGTGATGCCGTTGAACCCAACAAGGGCAGAGCGTCAGAAACTaataagagaaaaagaaaaaccaaatctCTGGACAGAGAGCCAACGGAGACTGGAATTGGAGCAACCGGCAGTGGAGGAGGTGGTGACAACTGTGCTCAGGATGCTCTGACCCACATAATACAGAATAAAAGGACACAGCTCAAGAAAAAGAATACAAAACTACAGAAGGTTCCTGTAAATCCTGTATCCCAGAATGGACCAACTAATGCCAGTGCCCTGCAGGATGGCAGTGACTGTGCCCCTCTGACTACTACCAAGATGgtgaaaaagaaacagaaaataggGACTGTCTTACTCAATGGAAGTGGCTTATCTGAACAGGCTGCTCTGCAGTCAGAAGGAGAAAGCTTGCAGAATAGCCTTAAAGGAGAAGGGGACTCTGAATCCACACCTACCCAAAAAGTGAAATTGAAGAAAAAACCTAAGTTGGGCAGTTCAGAAGGACTCAAGGTCTCAAACcagaaaccagcatccctgaaAAAGAAGAGGAAGATCAAAGAGGTGATAAACTCTGTGGAAGTGAAGGGAGTTCTTGAGGCTGCAtgcaagaaaagcaaaaagaGC GAGGTTGGTGGCACTCTCActttaataaagaaaaagaagGCCAAGACAGAGAATGACTTTGTGAAATTTGAAAAAACAACTTTGCCAAAGCCAGTTTTCTTCAGGAAAGCCAAAGGAAGCATCTCTTCAACCAGAGCCTCAATGCAG TTAAAcaagctgcagggctccagctccaAAAAAGTCACCTTTGGATTGAATAAGAACATGACTGCTG AATTTAAAAAGACAGACAAAAGTATTTTAGTGAGCCCAGAAGGAGCCTCCCGGGTGGCTTTCAACCCTGAACAAAAGCCTCCCCATGGGGTGCTGAAGTCACCTGGTGCACCCACAGGAGAGCCCCAGCTGAAGAAATCCTTTGTAACACCAGCTAAGAAGAGACCAACCGCAATGGACTTCTTTTAA